The genomic segment ATACTTATCATAGATTTTCTAAATGTTTCAGTATTGCTATTCAAAAAACCCTGAGACGTAACACCCCTAGCGGGGTTACCCACAGCTTCCCTATATATTGATACCATTGGCTCCTTATATATAGATTAGGCTTTTATGCCAGGGTTTTATCGTGATTGATATAAAAGCGAACCCCCTGATCTAGCTAGAATGAAAAACATGCTAGATAATTCAGCGGAGATCGGTATAGCCTTGATTAGAAAAAATATCTATAGCCGTTGAGATCCGCTAAAATATATAAACACCCTTGGTGAAGCTATAGCAAGAGAGCTTAGGAATATTATTGATGAGGTTGGATGTCGCTCCTAGACTATAATAGCTGTTCTAGGAGGAATGGTGCTATGAGATCGGCTAGATATTAGTCTCTTCTAGTAAATCTATTCGTGGTGATTAGATGAGGATCAGGAGGGTAGCTATGTTTCATGTTGCCATGCCTCTGAAAGACCCCTTTGAAACGAGTTTTGGCAGAAGTGTATATAGACATGGAATCCTGGTAACTATAGAAGATGCCTCTGGAGAGGTTGGCTGGGGCGAGGTTGTTGCTGATGAGGGTCCTTGGTATAGCTATGAGACTGTTGAAACAGCTTGGCATGTGATCAGGGATTTCATTGCACCAAGGATAAAGGGTTTGGAGATCGATGATCCGCAGTCCTTCTGGGGGCTTGATGTGGTTAGAAGGATAAGGGGGCATAACATGGCTAAGGCAGGTGTTGAGGAGGCTCTATGGGATCTATGGTCTAGGATGAGATCACAGCCCCTCTGGAGGGTTATAGGGGGTGTGAGGGATAGGATATCCTCTGGTGTTAGCATAGGGATCCAGGAGTCTCCTGAGAAGCTTGTTAAGGTGGTTCAATACTACCTTGAAAAGGGGTATCAGAGGATCAAGATAAAGATCAAACCAGGCTATGATTTAGAACCCGTAGCAGCTATCAGGAGAGAGTATCCAGATATAATGCTAAGTGTTGATGCAAACGCAGCCTATACCCTTGAAGATGCTGAGCATCTTAGAAAGCTTGATCGCTACTCGCTTCTTATGATCGAGCAGCCCCTACACTACGAAGATCTAGTGGATCATGCTGAACTAGCAAAGATCCTGGAAACCCCTATATGTCTTGATGAGAGCATAAAGGATCCCCATGTAGCGAGATCAGCAATAAGGATCGGAGCGGCCGAGATAATCAATATAAAACCTGGGAGGGTCGGTGGTATAGCACCATCGAAAGAGATACACGATATAGCTGAGAAAGCAGGGATCCCTGTATGGATAGGCGGTATGTTAGAGACTGGTGTTGGAAGGGGTGTCCAGGTGGCTCTAGCGACTCTTCGAAATGTAAGGCTTCCAAACGATATATCAGCTAGCGAGAGGTACTATGAAGAAGATATAGTGGAGCCCCCATGGATCCTCCAGAAGGGAGGCTATATCGAAGCCCCGAATAAACCCGGTCTAGGGGTTGAGGTTGTTGAGAAGAAGATGTTGAAATATACTGTGAAGCATATAGCGATATAGCTGGGGATGGATGTATGAGGACATGTATAAGCGTGAGAACATCCTTTATAGCAGGGCATAAGGTGCCTGAGAGTCTTAGCTCTAAATGTTCAAAGATACATGGTCATAACTATATAGTTAGGGTTAGGGTGTGTAGGGATGGGGAGATACCATGGGTTATGGATCTAGATGAGCTGAATAGGGCTGTGGAGAAGCTTCTAGAACCCCTTGATCACTCATATATATTAGCTGAAGGACAGGAGGAGATCGAGGGTGCTAAGAATGTTAGACTACCTATAAAGATAGCTTCCGCGGAGGAGCTATCTAGATGGATCTATGAATCCCTAGTTAAAATGGGTATAGAGAAGGTAGCAGAGGTTGAGGTATGTGAAACAGAGAACTACTGTGCATCCTATGGGATATAGATGTTCTAGAGAGATCCTTATCCCTGGGATCATCGATTCCATGTTGCTTTATAGCTTATAATTCTCACAAAAGATATATACAAGGTGGATGTTAGAATAGGGGGCAATCGCCTGGCTATAGATATGGATGTCTCTAGAGGAGATCGCTCTATGCCCATAAGTTATTCAAAGATCTGCTTGTGCCGAGCATATGGGGGAGTAGTAGGGCATGGCTAGAATAGCTTTTGAAGAGATATATGTTGTGGATCCCTCTGCGCTAATGGAGGAGGGCGTCTCAAGACTAGTTGAAGATGGTGTAATTAGGGGAAAGATCCATGTGATAATACCGGTGATAGAAGAGCTTGTCAGGCTTGCCAGAGAGGGTAACACTATAGCTAGTGCCGGGTTAGAAGAGATATCGAGGCTTAGAAAACTCTCTAACAACGGTCTTGTAGAGCTGGCTATAGTTGACTATCCAAGGGTAAGATCTGATCAGGGTATAGATCAGCTTGTAAGGAGATACGCCTATGAAGTAGGCGGCAAGATAATAACAGCTGATCCTATACAGGCCTCTGCATCAAGGGCTATGGGCATTGATGTGATAGAGGTGAGGAAGAAATACTCAGGCCTCTCGATCGAGAGCTTCTTTGATAGCGAGACCATGTCTGTACATCTAAAGGAGGGAGCTCCTCCAAGGGCTAAGAAGGGCTTCCCAGGCAATTGGTATTTCGTCAGACTGAAGGAGGAGCCTATGACTAGGGAGGAGGTTGAGAGGATCGCTAGGGAGATCCTCGAGGCTGCTCAGAGCCCAGGTAATGGGGGGTTTATAGAGAGTAACAGGCTTGGATCTACGATAGTTCAGCTGGGATCTTATAGGATCATCATAGTGAGGCCTCCTCTGGGGGATGGATATGAGATCACAATTACAAGGCCTATTGCGAGACCAAGGCTCGAGGATTATAGGTTGCCTGAGAAGCTCTTGAAGAGATTGTTGGAGAAGGCTGAGGGGATACTCATAGCAGGATCCCCGGGAATGGGTAAAACCACATTTGCACAGGCTTTGGCGGAGTTCTATATGAGGATGGGAAGGGTTGTGAAAACAATTGAGAGCCCGAGGGATATGAGGCTTCCTAAAGAGGCATCTCAATATTCGAAGGTATATGCTGATTCAGAGGAGCTACACGATATACTGCTTCTAAGCAGGCCTGACTATACCTTCTTCGATGAGATGAGGGATGATAGGGATTTCAACCTCTACATAGATCTAAGACTTGCTGGGATAGGTATGGTGGGGGTTGTGCATGCAGCCTCACCGATAGATGCTATACAAAGGCTCTTAAGAAGAGTTGATCTAGGTATGATACCAAGTATAGTAGATACTGTTATATATATCAGCAGAGGTAATGTTGAAAAGGTATATGAGGTTAGCATGACCGTGAAGCTCCCAACAGGTCTTAGAGAGGCTGAGCTAGCCAGGCCTGTTGTTGAGGTGAGGGACTTCCTAACTGGGGAGCTGGAGTATGAGATATACACATTTGGAGAACAAACAGTCGTGGTTCCTGTGAAGAGGCTTAGGCCAGGCTATAGAGGGGGTTCTATAGAGTCGAGGGTTATAGATGAGATAAGCAGGGCAATACCAGGTGCTACGGCATCTCTAGAGGGTGACACACTGTGGATTATAGTGAATAGGGATAACGCTATTAACGCTGGGAAGAAGTTTCTGAAGCTTAAGAAAAAGCTTGAGAGGCAATATGGTGTCAGCGTTAGATTAAAGGTGGAGGAGTAGCTTTGGAGAGCAGGAAAGCCGCTCCCAAGAGGGGTAGGGCTGGAGTACAGCAGGAGAGGGATCTAGCTCTAAGGCTATGGGAGATGGGCTTCGCGGTTATAAGGGGCCCTGCGAGCGGGGCTAAGGCCAAGAGGATCTTATATCCAGATCTAGTTGCAATAAGATCAGGATCTATATATATATTCGAGGTTAAGACAAGGGTGAGGGAAGAGCCTATATATATTGAGAAGAACCAGGTTGAGAAGCTCTTAGAATTCGCAAGAAGATCTGGTGGGAAGGCCTTCATAGCAGTTAAGATTGTGGGATCCTCTGGCTGGAAGCTGGTTCCAATAGAGATGTTAAAGCCCACGAGGGGAGGGAATTATAAGATCGATGAAGAAGATCTCTCCAAGGCCCTCACACTTAAAGATATCCATGCAGAGGTTCTCAGGGCTAAGAGGCTTGACGAGTTTATAGGGGATAGAGGTAGCGGTGATAAGGGGTAGGAGATGTTTATCCAACTACGCCTCTAACAACCTTGGCTATCTCAACACCTAGCCTGTGATCTCCGAATGCTGATATGTAGTAGGAGCTATGGTTTATCTCCCTAACGATCCTCTCTATTATATCTAGATTAGCCTTGGTAAGAGCTTCTCTATCGATCTTATCCTTCTTAAGCTCTACCAAGATCTTCTCCGGGATCTTTATACCGACTTTGCTCTGGAAGAACTGCATTATCTTTCTACTAGTAATAGGTATGATCCCAATCATAATTGGGATCTCAGCTGGGTTTCTAACCCTCTCCCCCAAAGATCTCTGGAAAATCCTGTATCTCTCAACATTGAACACGGGCTGGGTTATGAAGAGCTCTGCCCCTGCATCCATTTTAACCCTGATCTTAAGGATCTCTGGCTTTAAAGGCTCGGCGTTTATGTTAACAGAAGCAGCTATGATCATACCTTCACCGCCAATCCCAACCCTCCTCCCCATATGATCTATACCTAGGTCAAGAACAAGCCTAGCTAGATATATCAGCCTTGGTGCATCTAGATCCCACACGCCTTTCTCACCAACCTGGAGATCCCCCGTCGTGGCTACAATAGCGTCTAGCCCTGCTAGCGATGCTGCCAGCACATCTGAAACCACCTGGTTTCTATCCCTATTCCTCGCTGTTATCTGCATACTTACATGCAAAGATCTATAGCTATTCTTCGCAATCATAGCATATGGAAGGGAACTCGGTATTGGATATCCACCTGGGTTATCAACGAAATCCACACCATGATATATATTTGCTATCTCTCTAAGCTCTTCAACCAAAGCACTTGGGCTTGTATAGGGCTTAGGCGTGTATTCATATATAATAGCTGTCCTACCAGATAATATCCTCTCAACAACCCCCCTAGCCCTCTTGGCAACAGGTCTATAACCTGAGACCCTAAATCCTGGATCTAGCTTTAACTGGAACATCTTATCAATAGTCCCCCTCTTTAGAGCTGAATAATAGGCTAGAATCCACACACACTTCAGCCTATCATCCTCACACACAACATCCCTATACCCCCCACAAGGGCCATTGATCATCCTCTTTGGGCAGGTATTCATCTTAACACTCTATATCTACATATCAAAGTAATATATATTTAGCAAAATAGATCCCTAGATTTTAGAAATTATGGTTGAAAGCCTGCCTCCTAGGGCAGGAGGTCAGACTATTGTTAATAACCTCCCATATCCCTGGATCTTATCCTTGATACCGACTTTCCTCAAAACCGCCCATAGAGAGGCTTGGTTACTTGTGACAACCGGGACACCGAGATCTTTTTCTAATATCTCTATAACTTCTATTGTTCTCAAATTGGTGCAGCTTATAAAGAGTCCTTCGGCTTTATCGCTATATACAGCTCTTGCGAATCTATAGACATCCCATGGATCTATTCTCCCTATATCAGTATTCTTTATAATACCCATCCCCTTGATAGAGATTACCTCGATACCGTGTGCCTCAAGAAATCTCTTTTCCTCCTCGTTAACCTCATCTATATAAGGTGTTGCGATAGAGATCCTCTTCACCCCTAACGCCTCCAACGCCTCTATAACAGCGGTAGCAGTAGTTACAACTGGTTTTCCTGTAGCTTCTTGGATCTTACTAGCTATAGCCCTATCAAATCCAGGGCCTCCAACCAGGCTTCCACTTGTGCATCCATATAAAATTATATCCACATCTGCATCTGCCAACTCTTTAGAAGCCCTTATAGAGTGTTTCTCCATCTCTAAGAGAGAAGCCCTAGTAACCTCCTTTAAAGGAATTCTCGAGGTATGGATAGAAACACCAGGAGGGGCCATTCTATGTAGCTCTGGCTCCATCGTAGTATTAGAAGAAGGGACTATAAGCCCTATTCTCGCCCTCCAACCATACATAGCTACTCACAATAATTATTATAATTATTAAAAATATAAGTTAAATATTATAAGACTTTAGTGGGGGATAAATGTGAGAGGTATTTCAAGAAATATCATTATAATATCTTTAATAGCAATAATAATTCTTGCAGGTATAGCAACATATCTAGTAATATCAACCCAGAGACCAGCCCCTGTGCAGAGAGTTTCAGAGATTAAGGTAGGGATAATTCAGCCCCTTTCAGGAGGTCTTAGCACTATTGGGAAGTATAACCTGTGGGGAGCACAATTTGCTGTTGACGAGATCAACTCGAGAGGAGGTATTAAGAGTCTAGGTGGAGCTAAAATCACCCTTGTGGTTGGCGATAGTGCAGGCGATCCCTCTACAGCTGCTAGAGAGGCTGAAAGGCTAATTGCTGTTGAGAATGTAGTAGCTATTA from the Sulfolobales archaeon genome contains:
- the menC gene encoding o-succinylbenzoate synthase, whose product is MRIRRVAMFHVAMPLKDPFETSFGRSVYRHGILVTIEDASGEVGWGEVVADEGPWYSYETVETAWHVIRDFIAPRIKGLEIDDPQSFWGLDVVRRIRGHNMAKAGVEEALWDLWSRMRSQPLWRVIGGVRDRISSGVSIGIQESPEKLVKVVQYYLEKGYQRIKIKIKPGYDLEPVAAIRREYPDIMLSVDANAAYTLEDAEHLRKLDRYSLLMIEQPLHYEDLVDHAELAKILETPICLDESIKDPHVARSAIRIGAAEIINIKPGRVGGIAPSKEIHDIAEKAGIPVWIGGMLETGVGRGVQVALATLRNVRLPNDISASERYYEEDIVEPPWILQKGGYIEAPNKPGLGVEVVEKKMLKYTVKHIAI
- a CDS encoding 6-carboxytetrahydropterin synthase; amino-acid sequence: MRTCISVRTSFIAGHKVPESLSSKCSKIHGHNYIVRVRVCRDGEIPWVMDLDELNRAVEKLLEPLDHSYILAEGQEEIEGAKNVRLPIKIASAEELSRWIYESLVKMGIEKVAEVEVCETENYCASYGI
- a CDS encoding ATPase, T2SS/T4P/T4SS family, which encodes MARIAFEEIYVVDPSALMEEGVSRLVEDGVIRGKIHVIIPVIEELVRLAREGNTIASAGLEEISRLRKLSNNGLVELAIVDYPRVRSDQGIDQLVRRYAYEVGGKIITADPIQASASRAMGIDVIEVRKKYSGLSIESFFDSETMSVHLKEGAPPRAKKGFPGNWYFVRLKEEPMTREEVERIAREILEAAQSPGNGGFIESNRLGSTIVQLGSYRIIIVRPPLGDGYEITITRPIARPRLEDYRLPEKLLKRLLEKAEGILIAGSPGMGKTTFAQALAEFYMRMGRVVKTIESPRDMRLPKEASQYSKVYADSEELHDILLLSRPDYTFFDEMRDDRDFNLYIDLRLAGIGMVGVVHAASPIDAIQRLLRRVDLGMIPSIVDTVIYISRGNVEKVYEVSMTVKLPTGLREAELARPVVEVRDFLTGELEYEIYTFGEQTVVVPVKRLRPGYRGGSIESRVIDEISRAIPGATASLEGDTLWIIVNRDNAINAGKKFLKLKKKLERQYGVSVRLKVEE
- the hjc gene encoding Holliday junction resolvase Hjc; amino-acid sequence: MESRKAAPKRGRAGVQQERDLALRLWEMGFAVIRGPASGAKAKRILYPDLVAIRSGSIYIFEVKTRVREEPIYIEKNQVEKLLEFARRSGGKAFIAVKIVGSSGWKLVPIEMLKPTRGGNYKIDEEDLSKALTLKDIHAEVLRAKRLDEFIGDRGSGDKG
- a CDS encoding methylenetetrahydrofolate reductase C-terminal domain-containing protein — encoded protein: MNTCPKRMINGPCGGYRDVVCEDDRLKCVWILAYYSALKRGTIDKMFQLKLDPGFRVSGYRPVAKRARGVVERILSGRTAIIYEYTPKPYTSPSALVEELREIANIYHGVDFVDNPGGYPIPSSLPYAMIAKNSYRSLHVSMQITARNRDRNQVVSDVLAASLAGLDAIVATTGDLQVGEKGVWDLDAPRLIYLARLVLDLGIDHMGRRVGIGGEGMIIAASVNINAEPLKPEILKIRVKMDAGAELFITQPVFNVERYRIFQRSLGERVRNPAEIPIMIGIIPITSRKIMQFFQSKVGIKIPEKILVELKKDKIDREALTKANLDIIERIVREINHSSYYISAFGDHRLGVEIAKVVRGVVG
- a CDS encoding aspartate/glutamate racemase family protein, which encodes MYGWRARIGLIVPSSNTTMEPELHRMAPPGVSIHTSRIPLKEVTRASLLEMEKHSIRASKELADADVDIILYGCTSGSLVGGPGFDRAIASKIQEATGKPVVTTATAVIEALEALGVKRISIATPYIDEVNEEEKRFLEAHGIEVISIKGMGIIKNTDIGRIDPWDVYRFARAVYSDKAEGLFISCTNLRTIEVIEILEKDLGVPVVTSNQASLWAVLRKVGIKDKIQGYGRLLTIV